A genomic region of Pseudoalteromonas piscicida contains the following coding sequences:
- a CDS encoding polymorphic toxin type 15 domain-containing protein, with protein MQTRIVVYGTNHPVHVVDFELTTCINRGFLLKANLESQFDLADELLVGNMLTFEIESPDAISTYFTGTLFDIQSGFVSEHTCGAEVVLKPRLELLKQTEKSQIFVQANVQSVLNKLIQKAGYSQDRIKWRVTKDLPTLPQCVQALENDYTFFTRLLAKYGLIYWFECHDFIESIVIAEGNLASPYIERGLLSVTDKDSLVHEHETGFVGFTQCQSRHRFRMGGSQVHVNAHPPTSVSSAQRSYFEPAAQNPAEQFERTGNLELAYQQGKNEVTLVGNVAEANAGYSFSLNGKLGTAKGGDYTCIRSKQIYKQGSANDPKQVAYHSESVCVPRGEPIRIAPPEHSPKPMVFTATVRSLSGSKANPHVDTQGQYATQVHFDSQVTESVKRLTQYVCRGQKQPTGLHFPLLPDSNVLIGCMNNDPDQSYLLGFALNDTQPSVVTSANNAQNVLCSRGQNLLMFDDTPNTPHIVLQTLAGNQHLVLHGDKKQPYIHWLAQLGAMNIFAAKDIQLGSVKSAIRLLTNKTFIASAKQQLALESKKSVIADAATNLDVTANQIDVSATQNITLKAGRSHRGVIQSDINLKADNNLTITAPAGSQIIQSQGNITIKGSGSGNLTLANGGSEISIDSSGNVNIFADKLLTLKGKAMTVFDGSMEQDIGGKQSATMPSVPQIQALSENARLSLAADGIATMMSSTIELSYTYQDGSPIMGAPYIIRFANGTELTGNLDDSGKAKIDNAPPGQYTVQYGEDKRDYLPEDNRPKNPLYGQITPAQAAEMVRSGNTAPLIEANGIATQAGDWLWGTLQGDFNQNPSTSQIVVGTLISMIPIIDQVMDLRDIIANVMLLTDDDEANDTDAWLAFTLTGIGLVPVVGSAVKGVGKVILKNTGESLSAALAVLRKLGKGDPVKYLRDINWQDLGKQSATEVKNIVKGLRDSLDDMSSSWHYDLLLPDAAIEGMQATVKRLDDVTPKIDQHMQQAAQEIGQRVNKALDEYQGQPPIRGVTDKPTKAKADELEPPKGNELPGSAIKRMPQYNVPCFKKNAKGTAVEYDRQLKGQMDGLNSMTVKQYLENRDAYKKIGRKGTGKAQKQAREEFREHLIRKYENDFISKGEYFGEEALEKAKELAKKDMKTLHALHNPDMIAGGLDEIVDLGDASVNQSIGARWNKKGFDDSGKKTTLSRVELMDNEAEKALKALGPDAKLNMNLHRCK; from the coding sequence ATGCAAACAAGGATTGTGGTGTATGGTACTAACCATCCTGTACATGTCGTCGATTTTGAACTCACGACCTGTATCAATCGCGGCTTTTTACTCAAAGCGAACCTAGAATCCCAATTTGACCTGGCTGATGAGTTACTTGTCGGCAATATGCTCACGTTTGAAATTGAGTCACCAGATGCAATATCGACGTATTTCACTGGGACTTTGTTTGATATCCAATCTGGTTTTGTGTCTGAGCACACTTGTGGTGCAGAGGTGGTCTTAAAGCCTCGCCTTGAGTTACTTAAGCAAACTGAAAAAAGCCAAATCTTTGTACAAGCCAATGTTCAGTCTGTCCTCAATAAGCTGATACAAAAAGCCGGCTATTCACAAGACCGGATAAAATGGCGAGTCACTAAAGATTTACCCACGCTACCGCAGTGCGTACAAGCGCTAGAAAACGACTACACCTTTTTCACCCGACTCTTAGCAAAGTACGGCTTAATTTATTGGTTTGAATGCCATGATTTTATTGAGTCGATAGTGATTGCCGAGGGAAACCTTGCAAGCCCCTATATTGAGCGAGGCTTACTGTCGGTGACGGATAAAGATAGCCTGGTTCACGAACATGAAACCGGCTTTGTTGGGTTTACGCAGTGCCAAAGCCGCCATCGTTTTAGAATGGGTGGCTCACAAGTGCATGTGAATGCCCATCCGCCAACCTCGGTCAGCTCGGCGCAGCGTAGCTATTTTGAACCTGCGGCACAAAATCCCGCTGAGCAATTTGAGCGCACCGGCAATCTCGAGCTTGCCTATCAACAAGGTAAAAATGAAGTCACGCTGGTAGGAAACGTAGCCGAAGCCAATGCTGGTTATTCGTTTTCGTTAAATGGTAAATTGGGCACAGCGAAAGGTGGCGATTATACCTGTATTCGCAGTAAACAGATTTATAAGCAAGGCAGTGCCAATGACCCTAAGCAAGTTGCATATCATAGCGAGTCGGTTTGTGTACCACGGGGTGAGCCAATACGTATCGCGCCCCCAGAGCATAGCCCAAAACCGATGGTGTTTACCGCCACGGTACGTTCGCTGTCAGGGTCAAAGGCCAATCCTCATGTCGATACACAAGGGCAATATGCCACGCAAGTACATTTTGATAGTCAGGTGACCGAGTCGGTCAAGCGCCTCACACAATATGTCTGTCGCGGCCAAAAGCAGCCGACGGGGTTACATTTTCCACTGCTGCCAGACAGTAATGTGCTCATCGGTTGCATGAACAACGACCCAGACCAAAGTTACCTGTTAGGCTTTGCCCTTAACGACACCCAACCGTCGGTTGTTACCAGCGCCAATAACGCCCAAAACGTGTTGTGCTCTCGCGGCCAAAACCTGTTGATGTTTGATGACACCCCAAATACCCCGCATATTGTGTTGCAAACCTTAGCGGGCAACCAGCACTTGGTGTTACATGGGGATAAAAAGCAGCCTTACATTCACTGGCTTGCGCAACTTGGCGCGATGAACATTTTTGCAGCCAAAGACATCCAACTTGGCAGTGTTAAAAGTGCAATCCGACTACTCACCAATAAAACCTTTATTGCCAGCGCCAAACAACAACTGGCACTGGAGAGTAAAAAGTCAGTCATTGCCGATGCAGCAACCAACCTAGACGTCACCGCCAATCAAATAGACGTCAGCGCCACACAAAATATCACCCTTAAGGCGGGTCGCAGCCATCGCGGTGTTATCCAAAGTGATATCAACCTCAAGGCAGACAACAACCTTACCATCACCGCCCCGGCGGGAAGTCAAATCATTCAAAGCCAAGGCAATATCACGATTAAAGGCAGTGGCTCTGGCAACCTCACCCTTGCCAATGGCGGCAGTGAAATCAGTATTGACTCAAGTGGTAACGTCAACATCTTTGCAGACAAGTTACTGACCTTAAAAGGCAAAGCCATGACTGTGTTTGACGGTAGCATGGAGCAAGATATTGGTGGTAAACAAAGCGCCACGATGCCGAGTGTACCGCAAATTCAAGCGCTGTCTGAAAATGCTCGACTCTCACTGGCCGCCGATGGCATTGCCACCATGATGAGCAGTACCATTGAGTTGTCTTATACCTATCAAGATGGCAGCCCAATTATGGGCGCACCTTATATCATTCGATTTGCAAACGGCACAGAGTTGACTGGTAACTTAGATGACAGCGGTAAAGCAAAAATTGATAATGCACCGCCTGGTCAATACACCGTGCAATATGGTGAGGATAAACGCGATTACCTACCAGAAGATAATCGCCCTAAAAACCCTCTGTATGGACAAATCACCCCAGCGCAAGCGGCTGAAATGGTACGCAGCGGTAATACCGCACCACTGATAGAAGCCAACGGCATTGCAACCCAAGCAGGTGATTGGTTATGGGGCACACTACAAGGCGACTTTAATCAAAACCCCTCCACGTCACAAATCGTGGTAGGTACCTTAATTTCCATGATACCAATTATCGACCAAGTCATGGATTTACGAGATATCATTGCCAATGTCATGTTACTGACCGACGATGATGAAGCCAACGACACCGACGCTTGGCTTGCTTTTACCCTAACGGGTATTGGTTTAGTGCCAGTTGTGGGCTCAGCGGTCAAAGGCGTAGGCAAGGTTATCTTAAAAAATACCGGAGAATCCCTCTCTGCTGCGCTTGCAGTTTTACGCAAGCTCGGTAAAGGCGACCCAGTTAAATACCTAAGAGACATCAACTGGCAAGACCTAGGAAAACAATCCGCCACGGAAGTTAAAAACATCGTCAAAGGCCTGCGCGATTCACTTGATGACATGTCTAGCAGTTGGCACTACGACCTACTGCTTCCAGACGCCGCCATCGAAGGCATGCAAGCCACGGTTAAACGCCTAGACGACGTCACCCCAAAAATCGACCAACATATGCAACAAGCCGCCCAAGAAATCGGACAGCGAGTTAATAAAGCACTGGATGAGTATCAAGGCCAACCACCAATTCGAGGCGTTACCGACAAGCCCACCAAAGCCAAAGCCGATGAGTTGGAACCACCAAAAGGGAATGAGTTGCCGGGATCTGCAATAAAACGTATGCCGCAATACAATGTGCCTTGTTTTAAAAAGAATGCCAAAGGAACCGCTGTTGAATATGACCGCCAATTAAAAGGACAAATGGACGGGCTAAATAGCATGACAGTAAAACAGTATCTTGAAAATCGCGATGCTTATAAAAAGATTGGAAGAAAAGGAACTGGAAAGGCGCAAAAACAGGCTAGAGAAGAATTCAGAGAGCACCTGATAAGAAAATACGAAAATGACTTCATTTCTAAAGGGGAATATTTTGGTGAAGAGGCACTTGAGAAAGCCAAAGAGCTAGCAAAGAAGGATATGAAAACTCTTCATGCGTTACATAACCCTGATATGATAGCGGGAGGGTTAGATGAGATCGTTGATTTAGGTGACGCTAGCGTCAACCAATCTATTGGCGCACGATGGAATAAAAAAGGTTTTGATGACTCAGGTAAAAAGACTACGTTAAGTCGTGTCGAGCTAATGGATAATGAGGCAGAGAAAGCGCTAAAAGCATTAGGTCCGGATGCAAAGTTAAATATGAATCTACATAGGTGCAAATAA